A window of Schistocerca serialis cubense isolate TAMUIC-IGC-003099 chromosome 1, iqSchSeri2.2, whole genome shotgun sequence genomic DNA:
GAAAGCATTTAGCCCCAAGCCAGCGGTCCTGGCCCTCCTCCCAGTTGTGTCCAAGAGGGGAAAAGCCGGGAAGGCAGAAACAGGAACACAGACAGAACTTTTCCTAGGAAGAGGTGCAGCTGCGGAAGAGTGGCCAGAGAATTTTAACACCTTTCATGTGCCAAATGTTTGTCCTGATTCCACCCACTCAGAACAGGGCTCGCCTAGTGGGTGCCATCCAACCACAGCAACCGGGCAAGACAGTCGTTGCTGGGAGTTCCGCTCCCTGAAAAGATGGGCAACCACTCCTAAGCTTGCACGAGGCGTCCAAGGCACAGGCAATAGCAGTGTGATTCCTATGTGTCGGGGGAGGGggcagccagatgggtacataacagccccactacTGGATGGCTACTGAGCTGGTGGCCTAGGTGAAAGGGTTAtggcagggagggaggggaaaaGGGAGATGAACCCACACCAAAGGTACTAGGGAAGGAGCTCTTCCCCATCTGGCTCACACAACAGATTTCAAATTTAGATATGGAGATCTAAACCCTGAGGGGGACCAAAATGGGCAGGCCAAAAAGGAGGAAGAAAAGCAAACAAACCAAAACTGCAAGACAAAGCAAAGTCAGGAAGATAGCTGGgcctatataaataacatcaccaTCACAAAGATAGGAAGGGCAAAGGTGAAGGAATAAAAATACAGGGAGGGAGAAGGAAAGGGAATGTAAGCCAGCCCAGACAAGAAGAAAGGCTGTAAGGACCCATGTACTCACAAAAGAGTTGGGGGActcggtaggaggggggggggggggggggggggtcttgctgAAGGAACGGGTTACTTCGCAGGATGCAATTGGATCCATGGGATCTGATAGTTTCTGATGGTGACAGATAGTGGTAGACATTACCAAGGGTTCTATCTATTAGTAAGTAAACATTTGATGTATGAAAATACCTCCATGCCCTACCTCTGTTGGCAAAAAGGGCATACAACCTTAACATAGTTTCCAACATATTTGTACCCTGACACAGATGTGTACTAATGTTTAACAGGACATATCTCTAAAAATGGCCCTTTCCCACTTTCGAATCCTCCAATAGTGTGTTTCAGCACCCACACTAACTCTGTGCACTGTCAGAATAAGTATGCAGTGGTAAAAATGTGTGTGTACTTAAATTGCACATGATACTTGCTGCACTTGACTGTCACATGAACTTACAGTGAAACATCCCAGTTACATGGCATGGGAATACCCGTTTCCCTGTAAtgacaagctctctctctctctctctctctctctcacacacacacacacacgcacatcacAATCCTGTCAAATACAAAGTTGCTATGGTTCAATGTCAGGAAAATTGCTAAAAAATCCTCTTAACTCTATTCTCagaaatttgaaaatatgtaaaataaaaggcCATTCATTGATTGTACATGTATATAAAATATAGCTTCATGACTATTTTATATATAAAAGAGCTGCTGTACTCTATTATACAAATTTGCATTAACTGATACTTCATATTTAACAGTAGCAGCAGTTTGCACCATTATTCCAGAGATACACTGAAATTGTCAACAATCttaacacattacaataacagTACATTCCCTCATTCTTAATGATCTAATGAACTACATTTAAAACTTAAATCCACATAAGTGTATGTATATTACATTTTCACTCTAAATACAACAAAGCATCATATGGAAGATACTTTTTACAATTAATAGAACCACAAAGGCAAAGTTTGTTGCTCTTTACATTACATTCAGCACTGCTGTTACCTCCATAatcaaatgttatttcttcacCAGGCTGTATCACATCTGCAGCAAAGATACCAATTTTAGGAATTAGTGTGTTTGTTCTCACTGGGATGACAACTGAATTCGGCTGACAAGAATGATTGATATAACGGCCAATGTTTCCAATCACTGTAGGGTCAACACAGGTTTTTAACAAATTACCATTGGCTAAATGTTCATTCAAAACAAATATATAGTTCATGTCACTGTCACTTTGTGACTGTGCTCTACGTTTTGCTTCCTCTATTCCTATTATTTCTCCAGCATATTCACAGATAAATGAACCTACAGCAATTTTCTTTGTTGTCCTGAGTCCCATACCTTTCCCATTACCT
This region includes:
- the LOC126455607 gene encoding histone-lysine N-methyltransferase SETMAR codes for the protein MCDNVLSSSVDSEILTGDEENVADNYNHPIEGLIYTPCNIPGPGANIEDFETQYAVGCSCRNGICVSELDCECIRSYNRSYDGNGCLLPERIVGCIMECNSLCLCGRQSRCGNRICQLGPADGLEICMTGNGKGMGLRTTKKIAVGSFICEYAGEIIGIEEAKRRAQSQSDSDMNYIFVLNEHLANGNLLKTCVDPTVIGNIGRYINHSCQPNSVVIPVRTNTLIPKIGIFAADVIQPGEEITFDYGGNSSAECNVKSNKLCLCGSINCKKYLPYDALLYLE